One window of Pyrus communis chromosome 12, drPyrComm1.1, whole genome shotgun sequence genomic DNA carries:
- the LOC137710067 gene encoding uncharacterized protein: protein MSSSDLYVVDDSFYRHSTTPEMVDLPFFSEPFSPFSDIDLLQLQAISDQQTQQNPADQNSPSLLSSSPPSYQLETLSLYQQTQLPQIDQNSPNLPIGLPNFSPFDALEVKTEPHQAFGPHTYGGAENVLKFMQRSYSSNCFDGSSNKPDFCFKPSFDSLMESPSFQNQAFSLSSPESSFLAGQMRRVSSTGDLQNFRTNRTPRESSVTAEVAANFKMGRYSAEERKERISKYRAKRSQRNFNKTIKYACRKTLADNRPRIRGRFARNDETEEILKAACSFNREEDEDELWVEGFNVEEEEMNATVRGGGGGGGQFMNNFEATPIQHYGF from the exons ATGTCCTCCTCCGATCTCTATGTCGTCGACGACTCCTTCTACCGCCACTCCACCACCCCAGAAATGGTGGACTTGCCATTCTTCTCCGAGCCATTCTCTCCCTTCTCGGACATTGACCTCCTCCAACTCCAAGCAATCTCCGACCAGCAAACCCAGCAAAACCCAGCTGACCAAAACTCCCCAtctctcctttcttcttctccccCAAGTTACCAGCTCGAAACCTTAAGCCTTTACCAACAAACCCAATTACCCCAAATCGATCAAAACTCTCCAAATTTGCCAATTGGGTTGCCGAATTTCTCCCCTTTTGATGCTCTGGAGGTCAAAACTGAACCCCATCAAGCTTTTGGGCCTCATACCTATGGCGGTGCAGAGAATGTGTTAAAGTTTATGCAGAGGAGCTACAGCAGCAACTGCTTTGACGGAAGTAGTAACAAGCCTGATTTTTGCTTCAAGCCAAGCTTTGATTCTCTCATGGAGTCACCAAGTTTTCAGAACCAAGCTTTTAGCTTGAGCTCTCCGGAAAGCAGCTTTTTGGCTGGTCAAATGAGAAGGGTTTCCAGCACTGGTGATTTGCAA AATTTTAGAACAAATCGTACTCCCAGAGAGAGCTCAGTGACGGCGGAAGTAGCTGCAAACTTCAAAATGGGGAGGTACAGTGCAgaagagaggaaagagagaatCTCAAAGTACAGAGCCAAAAGGTCACAGAGAAACTTCAACAAAACAATTAAG TATGCATGTCGAAAAACACTTGCGGACAACCGGCCCCGCATACGTGGCAGATTTGCACGCAACGACGAGACTGAAGAGATTCTCAAAGCTGCATGTTCATTTaatagagaagaagatgaagatgagctCTGg GTTGAAGGGTTTAATGTAGAAGAGGAAGAGATGAATGCAACAgtaagaggaggaggaggaggaggaggacagTTTATGAATAATTTTGAAGCTACCCCGATTCAGCACTATGGATTTTGA